The following proteins come from a genomic window of Methylorubrum populi:
- a CDS encoding PIG-L deacetylase family protein, with protein sequence MRADAFLEAVKGLPVAPLATLVPDGGGLVVVAPHPDDESLGCGGLIVQALAEGRGVRVVIVSDGCGSHPNSKAYPHGRLRDLRESETVRAMAELGLGAEHVHFLRLPDGGVPSEGPQAEAAADAIAEIARAAGASALFVTWRHDPHCDHTASAAIVDLARARLPGIAAYAYPVWGWTLPPEREVGPAPEGFRLAVEGERAAKRRAVEAHASQVSGLIEDDPSGFQLEPAMIDRLCGPHEWYITLR encoded by the coding sequence ATGCGCGCCGACGCCTTCCTCGAGGCCGTGAAGGGCCTGCCCGTCGCCCCGCTCGCCACCCTGGTGCCGGACGGGGGCGGCCTCGTCGTGGTGGCGCCGCACCCGGACGACGAGAGTCTCGGCTGCGGCGGGCTGATCGTGCAGGCTCTTGCGGAGGGCCGTGGCGTGCGCGTCGTCATCGTCAGCGACGGCTGCGGCTCGCACCCGAACTCCAAGGCCTATCCCCATGGCCGCCTGCGGGATCTTCGCGAATCCGAGACCGTGCGGGCCATGGCCGAACTCGGGCTCGGCGCCGAGCACGTCCATTTCCTGCGCCTGCCCGACGGCGGCGTGCCGAGCGAGGGCCCGCAGGCCGAGGCGGCCGCCGACGCGATCGCCGAGATCGCCCGCGCGGCCGGGGCGAGCGCCCTGTTCGTGACGTGGCGACACGATCCCCATTGCGACCACACGGCGTCCGCCGCCATCGTCGATCTCGCCCGCGCCCGGCTCCCCGGAATCGCGGCCTACGCCTACCCGGTCTGGGGCTGGACCCTACCGCCGGAGCGCGAGGTCGGGCCGGCGCCGGAGGGGTTCCGCCTCGCCGTGGAGGGCGAGCGCGCGGCCAAGCGCCGGGCGGTGGAGGCGCACGCCTCGCAGGTCTCCGGGCTGATCGAGGACGACCCGTCCGGCTTCCAGCTGGAGCCGGCGATGATCGATCGGCTCTGCGGCCCGCACGAATGGTACATCACCCTGCGCTGA
- a CDS encoding helix-turn-helix domain-containing protein, with the protein MRSIRAEDYQDLPRAVAVMPKRFAAGSCTERHFHPRAQLLYATAGLMMATAEDGTWVVPEGHALWIPPRLPHAVAMHGAVAMCSAYLAPEAIAGFPARARVIEVSPLLAAALAALTREPVLYDEAGRGGHLAALVLDEIRRAPETKLTLPLPSDARLRRICLGLIDAPATTFDLDAWADRAGLSRRTLTRGFRRETGLTFGQWRARARVVRALALTADGLAPRQVAASVGYRSIQALRGRTEALLPEP; encoded by the coding sequence ATGCGTTCGATCCGGGCCGAGGATTATCAGGATCTGCCCCGCGCGGTCGCGGTGATGCCCAAACGCTTCGCGGCGGGCAGCTGCACGGAGCGCCACTTCCACCCCCGGGCGCAGCTGCTCTACGCCACAGCCGGCCTGATGATGGCGACCGCCGAGGACGGGACCTGGGTCGTGCCCGAGGGGCACGCCCTCTGGATCCCGCCGCGCCTGCCCCATGCGGTGGCCATGCACGGCGCGGTCGCGATGTGCTCGGCCTATCTCGCGCCCGAGGCGATTGCCGGCTTTCCCGCCCGCGCCCGCGTCATCGAGGTCTCGCCGCTGCTCGCCGCCGCACTGGCTGCCCTGACGCGGGAGCCCGTGCTCTACGACGAGGCCGGGCGCGGCGGCCACCTCGCGGCGCTGGTGCTCGACGAGATCCGGCGAGCACCGGAGACCAAGCTCACCCTGCCCCTGCCCAGCGATGCGCGGCTGCGCCGGATCTGCCTCGGCCTCATCGATGCGCCCGCCACGACCTTCGACCTGGACGCCTGGGCCGACCGCGCCGGCCTCAGCCGCCGTACCCTGACCCGCGGGTTCCGGCGCGAGACGGGTCTCACCTTCGGGCAGTGGCGGGCGAGGGCGCGGGTCGTGCGGGCCCTGGCGCTCACCGCCGACGGCTTGGCCCCGCGCCAGGTCGCGGCCTCGGTCGGCTACCGCAGCATCCAGGCCCTGCGCGGCCGGACGGAGGCCCTGCTTCCGGAGCCGTGA
- a CDS encoding MFS transporter, whose product MDAETLSRRTLRFVNVAHALDHFVLLIYPTAVLAIAAQTGLSYGELIGLATGAFVAFGLCSLPMGWLADRFGRRNLLAVFFFGYGLSCLGVASAASPTAFAVWLCVLGLASAIYHPVGSTMLVTHARRLGRDLGVNGVWGNAGAATASGVTALLAAGLGWQAAFIVPGVFCLAVGAAFLALVPGDGEGAAGRTGGAALIPVARPLPLLVVFAFAIVAGGMTFNITTIALPKVVDERLGAGLPLALIGSVATLVFAFGALTQLAMGRLIDRYSLPTLFLALSVLQPLGLGLAAASTGLTLLAGLVLTMAALYGQVVINDAMVARYVPAAYRARAYSVRYFLGFTVSGFVVPMIAVLHDRGGFGLVLGIAAGFGAVIVASALGFFALTRGPAPRPLVPAE is encoded by the coding sequence ATGGACGCCGAGACCTTGTCCCGCCGCACCCTGCGCTTCGTCAACGTGGCGCACGCCCTCGATCACTTCGTGCTCCTGATCTACCCGACCGCCGTACTCGCCATCGCGGCGCAGACGGGCCTGAGCTACGGCGAACTGATCGGGCTCGCGACCGGCGCCTTCGTCGCCTTCGGGCTCTGCTCGCTGCCGATGGGCTGGCTCGCCGACCGGTTCGGCCGGCGCAACCTTCTGGCGGTGTTCTTCTTCGGCTACGGCCTGTCCTGCCTCGGCGTCGCGAGCGCGGCGAGCCCGACCGCCTTCGCGGTCTGGCTCTGCGTGCTGGGGCTGGCCTCGGCGATCTATCACCCTGTCGGCTCGACCATGCTGGTCACCCATGCCCGCCGCCTCGGGCGCGATCTCGGCGTGAACGGGGTCTGGGGCAATGCCGGCGCGGCCACCGCCTCGGGCGTGACCGCCCTGCTCGCCGCCGGCCTCGGCTGGCAGGCGGCCTTCATCGTGCCGGGCGTGTTCTGCCTTGCCGTCGGCGCCGCCTTCCTGGCGCTGGTGCCCGGCGACGGCGAAGGCGCCGCCGGCAGGACCGGGGGCGCCGCGCTCATCCCCGTCGCGCGCCCCCTTCCCCTCCTCGTCGTGTTCGCCTTCGCCATCGTCGCGGGCGGCATGACCTTCAACATCACCACCATCGCCCTGCCCAAGGTCGTGGACGAGCGCCTCGGCGCAGGCCTCCCGCTCGCGCTGATCGGCTCGGTGGCGACCCTCGTCTTCGCCTTCGGCGCCCTGACCCAGCTGGCGATGGGACGACTGATCGACCGCTACAGTCTGCCGACCCTGTTCCTCGCTCTCTCCGTGCTGCAACCGCTCGGCCTCGGACTGGCCGCGGCGAGCACGGGCCTGACGCTGCTCGCCGGCCTCGTGCTGACGATGGCCGCACTCTACGGGCAGGTTGTCATCAACGACGCGATGGTGGCCCGTTACGTGCCCGCCGCCTACCGGGCCCGGGCCTACAGCGTGCGCTACTTCCTCGGCTTCACCGTGAGCGGCTTCGTGGTGCCGATGATCGCGGTGCTGCACGATCGCGGCGGCTTCGGGCTGGTGCTCGGCATCGCGGCGGGTTTCGGTGCCGTCATCGTCGCCTCGGCCCTCGGCTTCTTCGCGCTCACCCGGGGACCGGCCCCGCGCCCGCTGGTTCCGGCGGAGTAG
- a CDS encoding DUF3859 domain-containing protein: MAASWRHGPRGGEPSPSGRAARPSPSCSAASRRCRDAGGGKVERGDRRFRDQPRPGRRFGHRSAQSRARSAAIDGGAALPRTDRPDRGAPLPELRHHRPARRRDGARLPHRVRVRVLHPLFTRTDGAASREDVFTSDVLDDWSHVGFTFEHDGELQPGPWTIVVEPGTRELTRKDFTLTAPTAPAPECSGR, translated from the coding sequence ATGGCAGCCTCATGGAGGCACGGCCCGCGCGGTGGCGAACCCTCGCCTTCCGGTCGAGCGGCCCGGCCTTCGCCGTCCTGCTCGGCGGCATCACGGCGATGCAGAGACGCGGGCGGAGGGAAGGTTGAGCGCGGAGATCGTCGATTTCGGGATCAGCCGCGGCCGGGGCGGCGCTTCGGACACCGATCCGCGCAATCGCGGGCTCGTTCCGCCGCGATCGATGGAGGGGCTGCGCTACCTCGAACGGACCGACCGGATCGAGGCGCGCCGCTGCCGGAGCTTCGGCATCACCGTCCGGCTCGCCGCCGGGACGGGGCGCGGCTTCCGCACCGTGTTCGCGTCCGCGTGCTGCACCCCCTCTTCACCCGCACCGACGGCGCCGCGAGCCGGGAGGACGTGTTCACGAGCGACGTGCTCGACGACTGGAGCCACGTCGGCTTCACCTTCGAGCACGACGGGGAACTGCAGCCGGGTCCCTGGACCATCGTGGTCGAACCCGGCACCCGAGAACTCACCCGCAAGGACTTCACGCTCACGGCGCCGACCGCGCCCGCGCCGGAATGCAGCGGGCGATAA
- the queC gene encoding 7-cyano-7-deazaguanine synthase QueC produces MQEADAADRAGTAQGDSALVLFSGGQDSATCLAWALDRFPRVETLGFDYGQRHRVELDRRAALRQGMSALDPAWAGRLGPDHTLSLAALGEISDTALTRDSAIALARDGLPNTFVPGRNLVFLTFAAALAYRRGLRHVVGGMCETDYSGYPDCRDDTIKALQVALNLGMERRFVLHTPLMWIDKAQTWALAESLGGHALVDLVVEESHTCYLGERGARHDWGYGCGTCPACDLRAKGFSRYLAARAG; encoded by the coding sequence ATGCAGGAGGCGGACGCAGCGGATCGGGCGGGGACGGCGCAGGGGGACAGCGCCCTGGTGCTGTTCTCCGGCGGCCAGGATTCGGCGACCTGCCTCGCCTGGGCGCTCGACCGCTTCCCGCGGGTGGAGACGCTCGGCTTCGATTACGGCCAGCGCCACCGGGTCGAACTCGACCGGCGCGCGGCGCTGCGGCAGGGAATGAGTGCGCTCGATCCGGCCTGGGCCGGCCGGCTCGGGCCGGATCACACGCTCTCCCTCGCGGCGCTCGGCGAGATCTCGGACACGGCGCTGACCCGCGACAGCGCGATCGCGCTGGCTCGGGACGGTCTGCCCAACACCTTCGTGCCGGGCCGCAACCTCGTCTTCCTCACCTTCGCCGCCGCGCTCGCCTACCGCCGGGGCCTGCGCCACGTCGTCGGCGGCATGTGCGAGACCGACTACTCGGGCTATCCCGATTGCCGCGACGACACGATCAAGGCGCTGCAGGTCGCGCTCAATCTCGGGATGGAGCGCCGCTTCGTGCTGCACACCCCGCTGATGTGGATCGACAAGGCGCAGACCTGGGCGCTCGCCGAGAGTCTCGGCGGGCACGCCCTCGTGGATCTCGTCGTCGAGGAGAGCCATACCTGCTATCTCGGCGAGCGGGGCGCGCGCCACGACTGGGGCTACGGCTGCGGCACCTGCCCGGCCTGCGACCTGCGCGCCAAGGGGTTTTCGCGCTACCTCGCCGCCCGCGCGGGGTAA
- the queD gene encoding 6-carboxytetrahydropterin synthase QueD, with the protein MKITQAFTFEAAHRLPNVPETHRCHRMHGHSYRVELTVAGDVDPTTGWVVDFYDIESAFAPLLERLDHHCLNEIEGLENPTAEHIAAWIWHRAKPAIPGLASVRIFETPYSWAEYEGD; encoded by the coding sequence ATGAAGATCACCCAGGCCTTCACCTTCGAGGCGGCCCACCGCCTGCCGAACGTGCCCGAGACGCACCGCTGCCACCGCATGCACGGGCATTCCTACCGCGTGGAACTGACGGTGGCGGGCGATGTCGATCCGACGACCGGCTGGGTGGTCGATTTCTACGACATCGAGAGCGCCTTCGCGCCGCTCCTAGAGCGGCTCGACCATCACTGCCTCAACGAGATCGAGGGGCTGGAGAATCCGACCGCCGAGCACATCGCGGCCTGGATCTGGCATCGCGCCAAGCCGGCCATTCCGGGGCTCGCCAGCGTGCGCATCTTCGAGACGCCCTATTCCTGGGCCGAGTACGAGGGCGATTGA